The DNA region GAGTATAGCTTAGGGCAGCTTTGGAACCGTGGTCAGATTGGGGGAACGCGCTGGTGAAGACGGTGACAGTTTATTTAGAAGGGGCTGAGAAGAAAAACAAAAAGCTGGTCAATGATTGCCGCCGTGGCTTCTCCGAACTTTTTGGGATGAGGCATGTTGTATTCGTTCCATGTGGTGGTAGGAAACAAGCTTTTGATGATTTTGAGGTGGCCTACAAAAATCCCGATGGCACTTGGCCAGTCTTGCTTGTAGATAGTGAGGACGAAGTGGTTGATGCATCAAAAATTGAACACCTCACCAAAAGAGATGGCTGGAAGTTCCCCGAAGGAGTCACCGAACGACAGGTTCAGCTAATGACAACCTGCATGGAGTCATGGCTGATCTACGAACGAAACGGCCTCAGGACGTTCTACGGAAGCTGTTTACAGGAAAGTGGTTTGCCCTCCAAATTTGAGATGGAAACACGCCACCGTCACACTCTCTTCGATATACTGCGACATGTGACCCGAGATTGTGTGAGAGATAAAGTTTATGGAAAAGGGATGGCATTTCAAATATTAGCGCTGGTCGAGGGGGCGACGCTCCGCGAGTTAAAGTATTTCGAGATGGCCTATACAGCGATAAAGGGGCATACCAAGATATGATTCGCCTCATCCTCACGCGTCTTGGGCTGGCGATCCCGACCCTCCTCGCGATCTCGTTTCTGGTGTTCTTCGCCACCTACCTCTCGCCCGCCGATCCCACGGATATCCTGCTGGGGCAACACGCGACCCCAGAGAGCAGGGCACAGCTTCGGCACCAGCTGGGGCTCGACCTGCCGCCGCTGGTGCGCTACGGCAACTATGTCACGGGAATTGTCTTCCACGGGGACTTTGGGCGCTCGTACTACAACAACGGCGAGGCAGTGACCGCGCTGATCAAGCGGGGCTTTCCCAACACGGGGACCCTGGCGACCCTGGCGCTTCTCTTCTCCTTGGGGATTGGGATTCCGATTGGGATTCTGGCGGCGGTGAAGGCCAACAAGGTGATCGACCGGGCGGCGATGAGTGTGGCGCTGCTCGGGGTCGCGGTGCCGTCGTTTGTGCTCGCGCCGCTCCTGACCCTCTTTTTTGCGGTGCAGCGGAACCTACTGCCCCCGATGGGCTTCGCGCTGGGAGACGCCGTCCGGGCACAGCCACAGTTCTTTATTCTGCCGGCGATTGTCCTGGGCGCACGCTCGGCGGCGCTGATGGCACGCATGACCCGCTCGGCGATGCTGGATGTGCTGGGGCAGGACTACATTAGGACGGCACGGGCCAAGGGGCTCTCGGATGGTGTGGTGCTCTTTAAGCACGCGCTGAAGAACGCCTTCCCCCCGATCATGACGGTTGCAGGGACGACCTTTGGGTACTTGCTCTCCGGCTCATTTGTGGTGGAGACCTTCTTCCAGATTCCGGGGCTGGGCTACCAGTCGATCTTTGCGATCCAGCAGCGCGACTACCCGGTGATCCAGGGGCTGGCGCTTCTCATGGCCTTTATCTTTGTGGTGGTGAACTTGATCGTCGATATTCTCTACGGCGTCCTCGATCCCCGAGCACGTGCGGCGGGAGGGAAGCGCTAGCCATGCAAGAGCTCAAGAAAAACAAGCTCGCCTTTGCCAGCCTGATCTTCCTCGGGGTGCTGGTGCTGATCGCGCTCTTTGCCAATGTGCTGGCGCCCTACCCGTTTGCGGAACAGAAGCTGGCCGACCGGATGCAGGGGCCGAGCGCGGCACACCGGCTCGGCACCGATGACCTAGGGCGCGATGTGCTCTCTCGGCTAATCTACGGCGCACGGATCTCTCTGTCCGTGGCGGTCTTGGTCGAACTCGTGGTGGTGGGTATTGGCGTCACCGTGGGGCTGATCGCGGGGTTCTTTGGCGGCTGGGCGGAGACCTTGCTCATGCGCCTCACCGACACGCTCCTGGCCTTCCCCGATGTGCTCCTCGCCATTCTCCTCTTGGGAACCCTCGGCGCGGCGGCATCCAAGCCCGAGGTCTCGCTCTTTCTGGTGGTGATGTCGCTGGGGATCACCGGCTGGCCCCCGCTGGCGCGTCTGGTGCGGGGCCAGGTGCTCTCCCTGCGAAAGCGCGAGTTTGTGGAGGCCGCGATTGCAATGGGGGCGAGCAATGGGCGGATTCTGCTGCGCCATATCCTCCCCAACCTGCTCTCCCCGATCATTGTCGCGGTGACGGTCGATGCCGCCGGCGTGATCCTCTCCGAGGCGACCCTCTCGTTTCTGGGGATCGGTGTCCAGCGCCCGTTTCCCTCGTGGGGGCGCATGATCAACGACGCGCTCGACTACTACCGCTCCGAGCCGCGCCTCGTGGTCTGGCCCGCGGTCTGTCTCTCGCTCACCGTCATCGCCCTAAACTTCCTCGGCGATGGCCTCCGGGACGCGCTCGATCCCCGAAAACGCTCTGGCGGGCATTAACGCCCACGGCACCGCTTCGCTGCTGGCGTCCCGCCACGATGTCGCTCCGCGACGGAAGGGGTTTAGCTTGGCCGTAGCTGTACCGCGATATCTCGTGTGAACGAGGGGAGCGTGAGCGTGAGGGGTTTATGGGGGGGCGAGAGGCGCTCCGTTTTGATGATCGTGCCGCGCCTGGTATCCCACCACTGAGCGGTGTACGGGGTAGCTTTAGGGACGGGGACGGTGAGCTGGACGCCGGTGAAGGTCTGGGGAGTCTTGCCGTCGCGGTCGTTTTTCCAGTTGCTCTCCGGGTCTTGAATCCAGATAAGGGTCTCGCCTGAGGCGGCGTCTTGGAGGGCGACCGTGCGTAGGTGGACAAAGCGCGATGACCACGCTCCGGTAAGCGTGTAGCCACCCAGGCTCACCCAGTCACCGTCGGTGTTCTCGATGCGGAGGGTGTGGGTTCCCGCGGGGAGCGCCACCTTGCGGTCCTTGTTGTAGAGCGCCTGATAGATCCCGCCGTACTCGGGGAAGTGCTTGGTGGAGGTGTAGTCTTGGCCCGTGTTGGGGGCGGCGTTGAAGGCAAAACTCGCGGCGGGCTTGTCGTCGATGGAGACAACGAGCTTGGCACGATCCGAGACTGTCAGGATGCGCAGGATCAGCTCGGCGGGCTGGGGGAGTGTCACTTTGAGTAAGAGCGGCGCACGTAGCTCGGGCTTGCCGGGGCCGTAGAAGAAACCAGGGAGAGCGCCGTTTACGGCTCCGTCGGAGGCGATGGTGGTGAGTCCTGTTGCCTTATCGCCCCAGCCGCCGGTTGGGGTGAGGACGAGGTCGCGAAAGGTCTCTTTGCCGCTGGCGGGGATGTGGGCGGCGGGGAGCGCGAGCGGCTCGAAGTGGCGCTGGTTCCAGGGGATGGTTGCGGCGAACTTGGCGAGGCCCGTGAAGGTCGCGTAGAGGTTCTTGGGGTGGACATAGCTATCCCACCACCAGATCGCCGCGCCCCCGGCGGCTCCCGAGAGCGCACTCGCCCAGAGGCCATTGTGTAGGTTGGTCGCGGTGTTCTTGGGATCGAACTGCGTGTCCGGGCCGCGCCAGGAGATTCCAAACTCACCCATCAGGTGCGGCTTCTGGAACGCCTCGTGCGCCTGCGTGTCGGTGACAACCAGCGGCGCGATATCCGGCACCGAGCCCTCGTCGCCGTAGCGGTGGGTCTGGGTGAGATCAAACTCGGGAAGCTGCCAGGCGGCGGCGGGGCCGGTGGTGGAGTAGGAGTGCGTGAGGGGGTGCTGGTAGGGATCGAGCCGCTTAATGGTCTTTGCCATCTCCGACAGCCAGGGAATGGGGGCGTCTTTCTCGTTCCAGAGCTCCCAGAACCCGAGGCTGGCGTAGGCGCTGTAGCGGGCGACCAGGTAGCGTAGGCGCTGCTTGTAGGCGGCCTTGGCGGCAGGCTCGGTGAAGAAGGCCTCGGGGTTCTTCTCGGGGACCGGGCCGCCGTTCTTGGCACTGTAGGGGCTCTCGGGCCACTTGCCCTCGTTGAAGTAGCCGCCGGTCGCCAGCTCGCCGTAGGTCATGAAGCAGAGCATGCAGCGGATTTCGTATTTTTCGGCGAGCGCGAGAACCGAATCGAAGTAGGCAGCGCTTGCGAGGTCGTAGCGCCCCAGGCCGGTTGCCTTGGTCTCCAGCGGCTGAAAGGCCATCCAGAGCCGTGCGAAGTTGCCGCCCGCCTTGCGCAACGCCGAGAACCAGTCGTCGTAGTCGGCGAGGCCGCGCTTGCCCGCCCAGCAGATATTCTCCCCGACCAGAAAGTAGGGTCTCTTGTTGGAGAGCTGGAAGTAGCGGGAATTTCCTGGGGGGCGCTCCACAAAGCCGGAGCGCGTGCCAGGAACTGCTTGGAGTTGGATAGGCTTGCTGGTCTCCGTACCGGCGCGTGCAACCAGGGTCCAGCGACCTGGCCCCGGAAGCACGACCCGCAGCCGGAAGTTTGCGCCATCCCAGAACGCCGGGATCGTGAGCTTCTGACTTTGTGGCCCCAGCAGATACCCCTCGACAACGAGGGCAAAGGGGTTGCCGGTTGGGAGCGGTGCGAGCTCGATAGCGAGCTCAACCCGCTCCCAGACCTCGTAGGGGCGCAGGGGCGCGAGCGGCCGAAGCGTCAGGCTCATCGCGACAACAGGCGCTGGGCCTCACCCAAGACAAACTTGGCATCGGTGAAGGGGGCAAAGCCCGTGTCCATCCAGCGCAGCTTGCCCGCCGGATCGACCACAAAGGTGCCGTGGAGCGCCATGTCCTCGAAGTCGTCGAAGGTGCGCCAGGCCTTGAAGGTCTTCAGGTCGGGGTTGGCAAGAATGGGGAAGGGGAAGGGCTTCATCTTCTTGACCTCGTCTTGCGGGTCGGGGCTGATGGCGACAATCTCAAACCCGGCCTTGCGGAAGCTCTCCGCCTCGGCGGCAAACGCATTGATCTGCTCCATGCAGCGCTCGCAGGCGGCCCCGAGGAAGAAGAGGACGATCACTGGCTTGCCCGCATAGTCCTTGAGGGAGACCTTCTTGCCGTTGCCGTCCTTGAGCGAGAAGCCAGGAGCCACGGGGGGGACCCACGAGAGCGGCCCCAACCCCTCGATCTTCGGGCGGGGAAGGGCGAGAGGGTCGGCGGGCGGTGTCCCGCGCCAGTCGCCTGCGGCCCCGCACTGCTGGGCGACCGGAGCGAGCGCCGCAAGGAGGGGCGTGTCTAGCTCGGCGCGGGCGGCGAGGGGACGGAGCTTCTCTAGCTCGGCCTTGGCTTGGTCGAGCTTGCCGTTGGCGTGGAGGACGCGCACCAGGGCGGCTTGGGGAAGCACCTGGTTGGGGCGGCTCTTGACCGCGCTCTGGGCGAGAGTGAGCGCCTTCTCCCGCTCCCCGAGCTGGAGCCGGATCAGGGCCTCGCGCTCGGCAGGGAGTCCGGCGGCATCGAGGTGCTTGCTCGCCTCCACGGTGTTGTTCTCCCCGAGCGCGGCGTAGCACTTCACCGCGGCGATTGCCTTCTCGCTGTCCTTGAGCTTGGTGAGCTCGTCGAGGTAGGCCATGCCCTGACCGCGCTTGCCGGTGGCGTAGGCGGCGCAGCCTAGCAGGCGCAGGCGGTTGCGCTCCTGCTCGGTCTTACTCGGGACACTCTCGATCTTCTCCGCAAGCGCGATCTCCCAGAGCTCGTAGCGCTCCAGGGTCTCGATCAGGCGCGGGAGGCCTTGGCTGGCGCTCCCGGAGAAGCCATTGGGGACATTGAGCTTGGGGTGGCGCGGGTTGGCGACCAGGTTTCGCGCGACTTCCAGCGCCTTCTGGGGCTGCCCCGTGAACTCCAAGCTCTCCGCGAGCCACTGGTTGTTGTGGGCGTAGTTGAAGATCTGGTCGGGGATGATCTGGACACGGCTCATGTGGGCATGGTCCACCCGCGCCGAAGCCTCTTGGGAGACCGCCGCATCGCCGTAGCGCTTGAGCTGGGTGTAGATATGCCCTTCCATGTGCCACATGTGGGCACTGGCCTGCTCCGACAGCCCGGACTTGTGCGCCGAGTCGAGTGCATTGGTGTTCTCCGGGCGGTCCCAGAGGTGGATTCGGTAGTGGTGGATCGGGTGCATCGGGTTGGTGGCAAGCACCTCTTGGGCTAGGCGCTCCACTTCGTCCTGGCGTGGCTTGTCAAATGCCCGCTCCTGCAGCTCATGGGCGAGCTGCGCCGTGGCCTCGATATCCAGCGGGTTGTCCGCGACCAGCTTGCGAAGCGCGGCGATATACTCGTCGTTCTTGCCGTTGGCAAAGAGCGCGATGGCATCGATATAGCCCTGCTCGCGCTTGCTGGCGTTGCCGCGCTTCTCAACCGCCTTCTCCGCGAAGCCCTTGGCGCGGGTGCGGTTGTTCACATTGGCGCGTGCCATGCCCCAGTAGGCCATTGCGAAGTCCCGATCGAGGTCGGCGGCTTGGCGAAACGAGCGCTCGGCCTCGAAGTACCAGTAGGCGTGGATCTGCGCGACTCCTTGCTCGAAGAACTGCTGCGCCTTCTTGTTTTTGGTGCTGGTGGGAAACTCAATCTTCGGGATCCCCTTCATCAGCACGGCTTTCTGGCGCGGTCCCTCGTTGAAGGCCTCGCCCTGCATCGAGTGCCCAAAGGCGGGCTTGACGGGCTCCTGGGCGTGGGTGAGGGCGCTCAGGCCCAGCAGAGCAAAGGCAGACAGTACGCATCGTTTCATACTGGCATTTTACCTGAGCTACCACCAGTAGTGCGCGGTGTAGGTGATGACTTTCTCACCATCGGGGGGGATTGTCACGGTGTACTCGATCGTGTTGCTATCTTTCTTGGCAAACTTCTCAGAGGGCTCTTTAATCTCCCAGTTCCAGCTGCGGTAGAGCTTCTCGACAACGCGCACGGTGACCGCCTCTTTCTTGCGATTGCGCACCTTGATCTCAAAGCTCTCATCAATGGTGCTCTTGCCGGAGCTGTCCGCGTAGTTGGTCTGGCGTCGCTCCCCGACAATGTCAAAGGCATCGCCCGTGTAGACCCGAACTTTTTCTCCTTGGGGCGTGTGGTCGATCGTGTTCTCTCCCACAAACTGGAGCGCCTCGCCGTCTTTGCGGTAGAAGCGAACACGGCCTTTGGGGAGCGGGATGCCAAGGTGGTTCTTTTCCGTGTTCTCAAACTCCCGCATCACCCAGACCTTCGGGTTGCTCTGGGTGCCAAACTCTCGGGAGCTGCGGATGTTCTCGTAGCCCCAGCCTCGGTAGCGGTTGGGATCGATCCACGCTCCGCTGTAGACATAGACCCGCTCGGAGTCGATCGTCTCGGAGCGAACAAACTCGACTTGCTTGGTCTCACCGTCTTGGAGCGTTGTCTTGCGGCTCAGCGAGTAGAGATGGTACTCATCGAAGGACTTCTGGGTAACGGGCGGCGGTCCCATAAAGGCTCCCCCCCCCATTCCTCCAAAACCACCTATCAGTGTATTATCGCCATCGCTGCTGATGATCTCGTCGATTCCCGCGGGACGGAGCTTGCTCACATCGCCGGCCATGAGCTGAATCTGCGTATTGGGAAAGACCTTCCCGCTCCGGTTTTTCACGGTCACCAGGCCCGTCAAGCTGACTGTGTCGCCGGTCTCGGGCGCGACGAGGTTGTAGGCCGCCTCCCAGGTCATGCCACTGGTGAGGTAGGCCAGCTCCAGCCCGACCGGGCCAGCCTGCCCGGACTCCACGACAAGCGAGAGGGTGGGCTTGAGGATATCGTCGCCGCTCAGCGGGGGAAAGAGGGGGACACCGGGCAGGCCGAAGCGCGTCTTGCCCTCGACCTCAATGACGGGCTGTGCGGCCTGGGAGATCACCTGACCGTAGCGGCTGTACTGGGCAGCTCCTCCACTGCGGAGCACCTTGCCCGTGACTTTGCGCTTGCGACCGCCCGGCTCCATGACCTCAAAGTCGAGTAGCTTGCCTTCGTAGCGCTCCAGGAGCGTCTCGGGCGTGAGGGCGCTGGGGCGGAAGTTTTGCTCTAGGACACGCAGAGCGCGCTTGCCGGTCGGATCGCGGAGCACCACCGAGTCTGGCTCCAGGGTTCGGGTCACATCGGTGCGCGTGAGCGTGTTGATTCCCGCTTGGAGGTCCGTGGAAACAAGCTGGCGAACCACGGCGAAGTTCTGGTTGTAGATCGTCAGCTGGGTTTGCTCGGCTTTGGGCTGTGCGCTGAGGGAGAGAAGCGTAAAGAGAAGAGGAGCGACAACGTTCATGGCTCTTTTGAGCCGTTATTTGCCGCTCCCCTTCAATGTACGTCGCGCCAAAGTTGCCATAAGAGCCCAAGGAACAAGTCCTCAGGCTTAAGAGGGCGACGCGTCCCTTCGGACGCAGTAGATTCTCTTGGCTGCGAAGGCAGCCGTAGCCCTCTTAAGCCCGGAGACTTGTTCTCTGGGAGCTGTTCTCATCGTCTACTTGCTGTGGACCCCGTGGGTGCGGGTCTTGATAGCGTAGAGTCCCTTGCTGGCGGTGATAAAGAGGGTCTTTCGGTCCTTGCCACCGAAGCTGACATTGGCGGTCCAGCCCTCGGGCACGGGGATGTTCTCGATCTGCTTGCCGGTTTTATCGAAGACCGTCACGCCCTTGCCCGTGAGATAGAGATTGCCCTCGCTATCGAGCGTCATGCCATCGGAGCCCAGTGAGCAGAAGAGCTTCTTATTGGCCAGCGAGCCATCTTTTTGAATCTGGTAGGAGTAGGTCTTGCCCGCCCCGATATCGGCGACATAGAGCGTCTTTCCGTCGGGCGTCCCTGTGATCCCGTTGGGCTGGGTGAGGTCGGTCGCGACGGCCCGGAGGGTCTTGTGGTC from Armatimonas rosea includes:
- a CDS encoding ABC transporter permease; this encodes MIRLILTRLGLAIPTLLAISFLVFFATYLSPADPTDILLGQHATPESRAQLRHQLGLDLPPLVRYGNYVTGIVFHGDFGRSYYNNGEAVTALIKRGFPNTGTLATLALLFSLGIGIPIGILAAVKANKVIDRAAMSVALLGVAVPSFVLAPLLTLFFAVQRNLLPPMGFALGDAVRAQPQFFILPAIVLGARSAALMARMTRSAMLDVLGQDYIRTARAKGLSDGVVLFKHALKNAFPPIMTVAGTTFGYLLSGSFVVETFFQIPGLGYQSIFAIQQRDYPVIQGLALLMAFIFVVVNLIVDILYGVLDPRARAAGGKR
- a CDS encoding ABC transporter permease, giving the protein MQELKKNKLAFASLIFLGVLVLIALFANVLAPYPFAEQKLADRMQGPSAAHRLGTDDLGRDVLSRLIYGARISLSVAVLVELVVVGIGVTVGLIAGFFGGWAETLLMRLTDTLLAFPDVLLAILLLGTLGAAASKPEVSLFLVVMSLGITGWPPLARLVRGQVLSLRKREFVEAAIAMGASNGRILLRHILPNLLSPIIVAVTVDAAGVILSEATLSFLGIGVQRPFPSWGRMINDALDYYRSEPRLVVWPAVCLSLTVIALNFLGDGLRDALDPRKRSGGH
- a CDS encoding redoxin domain-containing protein — its product is MKRCVLSAFALLGLSALTHAQEPVKPAFGHSMQGEAFNEGPRQKAVLMKGIPKIEFPTSTKNKKAQQFFEQGVAQIHAYWYFEAERSFRQAADLDRDFAMAYWGMARANVNNRTRAKGFAEKAVEKRGNASKREQGYIDAIALFANGKNDEYIAALRKLVADNPLDIEATAQLAHELQERAFDKPRQDEVERLAQEVLATNPMHPIHHYRIHLWDRPENTNALDSAHKSGLSEQASAHMWHMEGHIYTQLKRYGDAAVSQEASARVDHAHMSRVQIIPDQIFNYAHNNQWLAESLEFTGQPQKALEVARNLVANPRHPKLNVPNGFSGSASQGLPRLIETLERYELWEIALAEKIESVPSKTEQERNRLRLLGCAAYATGKRGQGMAYLDELTKLKDSEKAIAAVKCYAALGENNTVEASKHLDAAGLPAEREALIRLQLGEREKALTLAQSAVKSRPNQVLPQAALVRVLHANGKLDQAKAELEKLRPLAARAELDTPLLAALAPVAQQCGAAGDWRGTPPADPLALPRPKIEGLGPLSWVPPVAPGFSLKDGNGKKVSLKDYAGKPVIVLFFLGAACERCMEQINAFAAEAESFRKAGFEIVAISPDPQDEVKKMKPFPFPILANPDLKTFKAWRTFDDFEDMALHGTFVVDPAGKLRWMDTGFAPFTDAKFVLGEAQRLLSR
- a CDS encoding DUF4139 domain-containing protein; this encodes MNVVAPLLFTLLSLSAQPKAEQTQLTIYNQNFAVVRQLVSTDLQAGINTLTRTDVTRTLEPDSVVLRDPTGKRALRVLEQNFRPSALTPETLLERYEGKLLDFEVMEPGGRKRKVTGKVLRSGGAAQYSRYGQVISQAAQPVIEVEGKTRFGLPGVPLFPPLSGDDILKPTLSLVVESGQAGPVGLELAYLTSGMTWEAAYNLVAPETGDTVSLTGLVTVKNRSGKVFPNTQIQLMAGDVSKLRPAGIDEIISSDGDNTLIGGFGGMGGGAFMGPPPVTQKSFDEYHLYSLSRKTTLQDGETKQVEFVRSETIDSERVYVYSGAWIDPNRYRGWGYENIRSSREFGTQSNPKVWVMREFENTEKNHLGIPLPKGRVRFYRKDGEALQFVGENTIDHTPQGEKVRVYTGDAFDIVGERRQTNYADSSGKSTIDESFEIKVRNRKKEAVTVRVVEKLYRSWNWEIKEPSEKFAKKDSNTIEYTVTIPPDGEKVITYTAHYWW